A DNA window from Pseudomonas wuhanensis contains the following coding sequences:
- a CDS encoding sensor domain-containing protein, protein MPKSVERMPPMPRIQALDPKRSEQSWESAPQLLAALNGARLGAWYWDIERGQISWSRGTQALFGFDPRQPLPEDLEYLDLLPQEDRAKAIRAFNAVIAGAPLEQAMHHRIRWPDGSLHWLEINGSLLPDKNGRPRMIGVIREITHQRQREQALSSSEKRFATLFHLCPNMVLLTRQEDGLISEANQYFESLFGWPVQDAIGRTTLELGLWVNPEQRVQLVKATKAKGELINMEVQFRASNGQVHDGILSAQKVELEGQPYLLSTFLDTTERKIAEHALKDSQERLDLALDSAQLGTWDWHIPSGMLYGSARAAQLHGLDPKPFHESFDAFFEGVPGEERDTMRDAYRSLREGPAGNYQVTYRVQLPDGTSRYLESRARLYRDDSGNPLRMAGTLLDITDQVEREQQLIASEEKFATLFQVSPDPICVTRQDTGHFIEINSSFTQTFGWSTADVIGRSADEIGLWDASAKSLQRIERVIREQGLNNVAIIVQHKDGQSLTCVISSRQISVGDQPCIVTTLRDITQQQRSEAALKASEEKFAKAFHSSPDAITITERDTGRYLEVNDGFCRLTGYRADEVIGRTVYQVGIWAEEKQRSALLAELQIKGRVHHQEMLGRNKRGELLTVEVSVEPITLNETACLLLTARDVSLLKNAEAQIRHLAYHDPLTNLPNRALLMDRLSQQIALLKRHNLRGALMFLDLDHFKHINDSLGHPVGDTVLKIITARLEASVRMEDTVARLGGDEFVVLLSGLEGSRSDVSAQVRELADTLRELLSEPMFLDGQRLQVTPSIGIALIPDHGSTPTDLLKRADIALYRAKDSGRNTTQMYHNTMQKAASERLRMETDLRLALSRGEFSVQYQPQVDARNNRITGAEALVRWHHPQLGAQSPTEFIKVLEDSGLILEVGTWILDEACAAFKHLIAKGLIDPLDFSLCVNISPRQFRQNDFVERIEHSLGSHGLPCSLLKLEITEGIVIQNLDDTISKMRRLKKLGVSFAMDDFGTGYSSLTYLKRLPVDTLKIDQSFIRDATTDPNDAEIIRAIVAMARSLELEVIAEGVENLEQLAFLQGLGCHLYQGYLHSRPLPVEEFQKLLK, encoded by the coding sequence ATGCCCAAATCTGTTGAACGTATGCCGCCGATGCCGCGAATTCAGGCACTTGACCCCAAACGGTCCGAGCAGAGCTGGGAAAGTGCCCCGCAGTTGCTGGCGGCCCTCAACGGCGCACGGTTGGGCGCCTGGTATTGGGACATCGAGCGGGGGCAAATCAGTTGGTCCCGGGGCACTCAAGCGCTATTCGGCTTCGATCCCCGCCAGCCGTTGCCAGAAGACCTGGAGTACCTCGACCTGCTGCCTCAGGAGGATCGGGCGAAAGCCATCCGCGCCTTCAATGCGGTGATCGCCGGCGCCCCGCTGGAACAGGCCATGCACCACCGCATCCGCTGGCCCGACGGCAGCCTGCACTGGCTGGAAATCAACGGCAGCCTGCTGCCGGACAAAAACGGCCGGCCGCGAATGATTGGGGTCATTCGTGAAATCACCCATCAGCGCCAGCGCGAACAGGCGCTGAGCAGCTCGGAAAAACGCTTCGCCACGCTGTTTCACCTGTGCCCTAACATGGTCCTGCTGACCCGTCAGGAAGACGGCCTGATCAGCGAAGCCAATCAGTATTTCGAAAGCCTGTTCGGCTGGCCGGTGCAAGACGCCATCGGCCGAACCACGCTGGAACTGGGCCTGTGGGTCAACCCGGAGCAACGGGTGCAACTGGTCAAGGCCACCAAGGCCAAAGGCGAGCTGATCAACATGGAGGTGCAATTTCGCGCCAGCAATGGGCAGGTTCACGACGGCATCCTCAGTGCGCAAAAGGTCGAACTCGAAGGCCAGCCTTATCTGCTGAGCACGTTCCTCGACACCACCGAACGCAAAATTGCCGAGCACGCCCTCAAAGACAGCCAGGAACGCCTCGACCTGGCCCTGGATTCGGCGCAACTCGGCACTTGGGACTGGCACATTCCCAGCGGCATGCTTTACGGCTCGGCGCGGGCCGCCCAGCTGCATGGGCTGGACCCCAAACCCTTCCATGAATCCTTCGACGCGTTTTTCGAAGGCGTGCCCGGCGAAGAACGCGACACCATGCGTGACGCCTACCGCAGCTTGCGCGAAGGCCCGGCCGGCAATTATCAGGTGACATACCGTGTGCAGCTGCCGGATGGCACTTCGCGCTATCTGGAAAGCCGCGCCAGACTCTACCGCGATGACAGCGGTAACCCGCTGCGCATGGCCGGCACATTGCTGGACATCACCGATCAAGTGGAGCGCGAACAGCAACTGATAGCGTCGGAAGAGAAATTCGCCACGTTGTTCCAAGTCAGCCCGGACCCGATCTGCGTCACGCGCCAGGACACCGGCCATTTCATCGAGATCAACTCCAGCTTCACCCAGACGTTCGGCTGGAGCACCGCCGACGTGATTGGCCGCAGCGCCGACGAAATCGGCCTGTGGGACGCCTCGGCAAAAAGCCTGCAAAGGATCGAGCGGGTCATCCGCGAACAGGGCCTGAACAATGTGGCGATCATCGTTCAACACAAGGACGGGCAATCCCTGACCTGCGTGATATCGAGCCGGCAGATCAGCGTCGGCGACCAACCGTGCATCGTCACCACCCTGCGCGACATCACCCAGCAGCAACGTTCGGAAGCGGCGCTCAAGGCCAGCGAGGAGAAGTTCGCCAAGGCCTTCCACTCAAGCCCCGACGCCATCACCATTACCGAGCGCGACACCGGACGCTACCTGGAAGTTAACGACGGCTTCTGTCGCCTGACTGGCTACCGCGCCGATGAAGTGATCGGCCGCACGGTGTATCAAGTCGGTATCTGGGCCGAAGAGAAACAACGCTCGGCGCTGCTGGCGGAGCTGCAGATCAAGGGCCGTGTTCACCATCAGGAAATGCTCGGGCGCAACAAACGCGGCGAGTTGCTGACCGTTGAAGTCTCGGTGGAGCCGATCACCCTCAACGAAACGGCGTGCCTGCTGCTGACCGCTCGGGACGTCAGTTTGCTGAAAAACGCTGAAGCGCAGATCCGTCACCTGGCCTACCACGACCCGCTGACCAATCTGCCCAACCGCGCCCTGTTGATGGATCGCCTGAGCCAGCAGATCGCCCTGCTCAAACGCCATAACCTGCGCGGCGCGCTGATGTTCCTGGATCTCGACCACTTCAAGCACATCAACGACTCCCTCGGTCATCCGGTGGGCGATACGGTGCTGAAAATCATCACCGCGCGCCTTGAAGCCAGCGTGCGCATGGAGGACACCGTCGCGCGCCTGGGCGGTGATGAGTTTGTGGTGCTGCTCAGCGGTCTGGAAGGCTCGCGCAGCGATGTCAGCGCTCAGGTCCGGGAGTTGGCGGACACCTTGCGCGAACTGCTGTCCGAACCGATGTTCCTCGACGGACAGCGCCTGCAAGTGACGCCGAGCATCGGCATCGCGTTGATCCCCGACCACGGCTCGACCCCGACCGATCTGCTCAAACGCGCCGATATCGCCCTTTACCGCGCCAAGGACTCAGGCCGCAACACCACGCAGATGTATCACAACACCATGCAAAAGGCCGCCAGCGAGCGCCTGCGCATGGAAACCGACCTGCGCCTGGCCCTGTCTCGGGGTGAATTCAGCGTGCAATACCAACCTCAAGTGGACGCCCGCAACAATCGCATTACCGGCGCCGAAGCCTTGGTGCGCTGGCACCATCCGCAACTGGGTGCGCAATCGCCCACCGAGTTCATCAAGGTGCTGGAAGACAGCGGGCTGATTCTGGAAGTCGGCACATGGATCCTCGACGAAGCCTGCGCGGCCTTCAAACACCTGATCGCCAAGGGCCTGATCGACCCGCTCGATTTCAGCCTGTGCGTGAATATCAGCCCCCGGCAATTCCGTCAGAACGATTTCGTCGAACGCATCGAACACAGCCTCGGCAGCCATGGCCTGCCCTGCTCGCTGCTGAAACTGGAAATCACCGAAGGCATCGTCATCCAGAACCTGGACGACACCATCAGCAAAATGCGGCGCCTGAAAAAACTCGGCGTGAGCTTTGCCATGGACGATTTCGGTACCGGTTATTCCTCCCTGACCTACCTCAAGCGCCTGCCGGTAGACACCCTGAAAATCGACCAGTCGTTCATCCGCGACGCCACCACCGACCCCAACGATGCCGAAATCATTCGCGCCATCGTCGCCATGGCCCGCAGCCTGGAGCTGGAAGTCATCGCCGAAGGGGTGGAAAACCTGGAGCAACTGGCGTTTTTGCAGGGGCTGGGCTGCCATTTGTATCAGGGGTATCTGCACAGTCGGCCGCTGCCGGTGGAGGAGTTTCAGAAACTGCTCAAATAA
- a CDS encoding LysR family transcriptional regulator yields MDLANLNAFIAIAETGSFSGAGERLHLTQPAISKRIAGLEQQLKVRLFDRLGREVSLTEAGRALLPRAYQILNVLDDTRRALTNLTGEVTGRLTLATSHHIGLHRLPPLLREFTRRYPQVALDIQFLDSEVAYEEILHGRAELAVITLAPEPHTLVKATPVWDDPLDFVAAPEHPLISNGAVTLADIALHPAVFPGGNTFTHHIVQRLFEAQGLTPNIAMSTNYLETIKMMVSIGLAWSVLPRTMLDDQVARIPLPGIQLTRQLGYILHTERTLSNAARAFMALLDAQIDQPGTRG; encoded by the coding sequence ATGGACCTCGCCAACCTCAATGCTTTTATCGCGATTGCCGAGACTGGAAGCTTCTCCGGTGCCGGCGAACGGCTGCACCTGACGCAACCCGCCATCAGCAAACGCATCGCCGGGCTAGAGCAGCAATTGAAGGTGCGGCTGTTCGATCGACTGGGTCGGGAAGTCAGCTTGACCGAAGCCGGACGCGCCCTGCTGCCGCGGGCCTATCAGATCCTCAATGTGCTGGATGACACCCGCCGCGCCCTGACCAACCTGACTGGCGAAGTGACCGGCCGTCTGACATTGGCCACCAGCCATCACATCGGCCTGCATCGCTTGCCGCCCTTATTAAGGGAGTTCACCCGACGCTACCCACAAGTGGCGCTGGATATTCAGTTCCTCGATTCGGAAGTGGCCTACGAAGAAATCCTCCATGGCCGCGCCGAACTGGCAGTCATCACCCTTGCACCGGAACCTCACACATTGGTCAAGGCCACGCCCGTGTGGGACGACCCGCTGGATTTCGTGGCCGCCCCGGAGCATCCGCTGATCAGCAACGGCGCGGTCACCCTGGCGGATATTGCCTTGCACCCCGCGGTTTTCCCCGGCGGCAACACCTTTACCCATCACATCGTGCAACGCCTGTTCGAGGCCCAAGGCCTGACGCCGAACATCGCCATGAGCACGAATTATCTGGAAACCATAAAGATGATGGTCTCGATCGGCCTGGCCTGGAGCGTTTTGCCGCGCACCATGCTGGACGATCAAGTGGCGCGCATACCTTTGCCGGGCATACAACTCACTCGCCAGCTAGGCTATATCCTGCACACCGAACGGACGCTGTCGAACGCGGCACGGGCCTTCATGGCTCTGCTGGATGCACAAATCGATCAGCCAGGGACTCGCGGCTAA
- the leuC gene encoding 3-isopropylmalate dehydratase large subunit gives MAGKTLYDKLWDSHLVKQRDDGSALIYIDRHIIHEVTSPQAFEGLRLAGRKPWRIDANIATPDHNVPTTPERKGGIEAIVDQVSRLQVQTLDDNCDEYGIVEFKMNDVRQGIVHVIGPEQGATLPGMTVVCGDSHTSTHGAFGALAHGIGTSEVEHVLATQCLVAKKMKNMLVAVEGQLPFGVTAKDIVLAVIGKIGTAGGNGHAIEFAGSAIRDLSVEGRMTICNMAIEAGARVGLVAADEKTVAYVKGRPFAPKGAEWDLAVEAWKDLVSDADAKFDTIVELDATQIKPQVSWGTSPEMVLAVDQNVPDPAKEMDLVKRGSIERALKYMGLTANQAITDIQLDRVFIGSCTNSRIEDLRAAAVIAKGRKVASTIKQAIVVPGSGLVKAQAESEGLDKIFLEAGFEWREPGCSMCLAMNPDRLESGEHCASTSNRNFEGRQGAGGRTHLVSPAMAAAAAVNGRFVDVRELI, from the coding sequence ATGGCCGGCAAAACGCTCTACGACAAGCTCTGGGATTCGCATTTGGTCAAGCAGCGCGACGATGGCTCTGCGCTGATCTACATCGATCGTCACATCATCCACGAAGTGACCTCGCCGCAAGCTTTCGAAGGCCTGCGTCTGGCCGGGCGCAAGCCTTGGCGCATCGATGCCAACATCGCGACCCCGGACCACAACGTACCGACCACCCCAGAGCGCAAGGGCGGCATCGAAGCGATTGTCGATCAGGTCTCGCGTTTGCAGGTTCAGACCCTCGACGATAACTGTGACGAATACGGCATCGTCGAATTCAAGATGAATGATGTCCGCCAAGGCATCGTCCACGTCATCGGCCCGGAGCAGGGCGCCACCTTGCCGGGCATGACCGTGGTCTGCGGCGACTCCCATACCTCGACCCACGGCGCATTCGGTGCCTTGGCTCACGGTATCGGCACTTCCGAGGTCGAGCACGTGCTCGCTACTCAGTGCCTGGTCGCCAAGAAAATGAAGAACATGTTGGTGGCGGTCGAGGGCCAATTGCCGTTTGGCGTGACCGCCAAGGACATCGTTCTCGCAGTAATTGGCAAAATCGGCACCGCCGGCGGTAACGGCCACGCCATCGAATTCGCCGGTAGCGCGATTCGTGACTTGTCCGTTGAAGGCCGCATGACCATTTGCAACATGGCGATCGAGGCTGGCGCTCGCGTAGGGCTGGTGGCCGCCGACGAAAAAACCGTGGCTTACGTGAAAGGCCGTCCATTTGCTCCGAAAGGCGCGGAATGGGACTTGGCTGTCGAGGCCTGGAAAGACCTGGTTTCCGATGCGGATGCCAAATTCGACACCATCGTCGAACTCGATGCCACTCAGATCAAGCCGCAAGTCAGCTGGGGCACCTCGCCCGAGATGGTCTTGGCCGTCGATCAGAACGTTCCCGATCCTGCGAAGGAAATGGACCTGGTCAAGCGTGGCTCCATCGAGCGCGCGTTGAAATACATGGGTTTGACCGCCAATCAGGCGATCACCGACATTCAGCTGGACCGCGTATTCATTGGCTCCTGCACCAACTCGCGGATCGAAGACCTGCGCGCCGCCGCCGTGATCGCCAAGGGTCGCAAAGTGGCTTCGACCATCAAGCAGGCCATCGTGGTGCCGGGTTCGGGGCTGGTGAAGGCCCAGGCCGAATCCGAAGGTCTGGACAAGATTTTCCTCGAGGCCGGTTTCGAATGGCGTGAGCCGGGTTGCTCGATGTGCCTGGCGATGAACCCGGACCGATTGGAGTCGGGTGAGCATTGCGCGTCGACCTCCAACCGTAACTTCGAAGGCCGTCAGGGCGCCGGTGGCCGTACCCACCTCGTCAGCCCGGCCATGGCCGCCGCCGCCGCTGTGAACGGTCGTTTCGTCGACGTCCGTGAATTGATCTAA
- the leuD gene encoding 3-isopropylmalate dehydratase small subunit translates to MKAFTQHTGLVAPLDRANVDTDQIIPKQFLKSIKRTGFGPNLFDEWRYLDVGQPYQDNSKRPLNKDFVLNAERYQGASVLLARENFGCGSSREHAPWALEEYGFRSIIAPSYADIFFNNSFKNGLLPIILSDAEVDELFQQVEATPGYQLQVDLQAQTVTRPDGKVLNFEIDAFRKHCLLNGLDDIGLTLQDHEAIAAFEAKHRASQPWLFRDA, encoded by the coding sequence ATGAAAGCTTTTACCCAGCACACTGGTCTTGTCGCGCCTTTGGATCGAGCCAACGTCGACACCGATCAGATCATTCCGAAGCAGTTCTTGAAGTCGATCAAGCGCACCGGTTTCGGTCCGAACCTGTTCGATGAATGGCGTTACCTGGATGTCGGGCAGCCGTATCAGGACAACTCCAAGCGCCCGTTGAACAAGGACTTCGTCCTCAACGCCGAGCGTTATCAGGGCGCCAGCGTACTGCTGGCCCGTGAGAACTTCGGTTGCGGCTCCAGCCGCGAACACGCGCCGTGGGCGCTGGAAGAGTACGGTTTCCGCAGCATCATCGCGCCGAGCTACGCCGACATCTTCTTCAACAACAGCTTCAAGAACGGCTTGCTGCCGATCATCCTGAGCGACGCTGAAGTCGATGAGCTGTTCCAGCAGGTTGAGGCGACTCCGGGTTATCAGTTGCAGGTTGATCTGCAAGCCCAGACCGTGACCCGTCCGGATGGCAAGGTGTTGAATTTTGAAATCGATGCCTTTCGCAAACACTGCCTGCTCAATGGCCTGGACGATATCGGCCTGACCCTGCAGGACCACGAAGCGATTGCCGCGTTTGAAGCCAAGCACCGCGCGAGCCAGCCGTGGTTGTTTCGCGACGCGTGA
- a CDS encoding class I SAM-dependent methyltransferase, whose amino-acid sequence MTSTAQHSQVVQKQFGEQASAYLSSAVHAQGTEFALLQAELAGQGDARVLDLGCGAGHVSFHVASLVKEVVAYDLSQQMLDVVAAAAVDRGLGNVSTVLGAAERLPFADGEFDFVFSRYSAHHWSDLGLALREVRRVLKPGGVAAFIDVLSPGSPLFDTYLQSVEVLRDTSHVRDYSAGEWLRQVSEAGLHTRSTTRQRLRLEYTSWVERMRTPQVMRAAILELQQSMGNEVREYFEIEADGSFSTDVLVLMAER is encoded by the coding sequence ATGACCAGCACCGCCCAGCACAGTCAGGTAGTACAAAAGCAATTCGGTGAACAGGCCTCGGCCTATCTGAGCAGCGCCGTACACGCTCAAGGCACTGAATTCGCGCTGCTACAGGCTGAACTGGCGGGGCAGGGCGATGCCCGCGTGCTCGACCTCGGTTGCGGCGCCGGTCACGTGAGTTTTCACGTGGCTTCGCTGGTCAAGGAAGTGGTCGCTTACGATCTGTCTCAACAGATGCTCGACGTGGTGGCCGCTGCTGCCGTCGATCGGGGCTTGGGCAACGTGTCCACGGTACTGGGTGCCGCCGAGCGCCTGCCATTCGCCGATGGCGAGTTCGATTTCGTCTTCAGCCGTTACTCGGCGCACCATTGGAGCGACCTCGGACTGGCCCTGCGCGAAGTTCGCCGGGTGCTGAAGCCGGGCGGGGTGGCGGCGTTCATCGATGTGTTGTCGCCGGGCAGCCCGTTGTTCGACACTTACTTGCAAAGCGTCGAAGTGCTGCGCGACACCAGCCACGTGCGCGATTATTCTGCGGGCGAGTGGTTGCGTCAGGTCAGCGAAGCGGGGTTGCATACCCGCAGTACCACGCGCCAACGGCTGCGTCTGGAGTACACGTCGTGGGTCGAGCGCATGCGCACGCCGCAGGTGATGCGCGCGGCGATCCTCGAGTTGCAGCAATCGATGGGCAATGAAGTTCGCGAATATTTTGAGATTGAGGCCGATGGTTCGTTCAGTACCGATGTGCTGGTGCTGATGGCTGAACGATAG
- the leuB gene encoding 3-isopropylmalate dehydrogenase gives MSKQILILPGDGIGPEIMAEAVKVLELANDKYSLGFELSHDVIGGAAIDKHGVPLADETLARARAADAVLLGAVGGPKWDTIERDIRPERGLLKIRAQLGLFGNLRPAILYPQLAEASSLKAEIVAGLDILIVRELTGGIYFGAPRGVRELENGERQAYDTLPYSETEIRRIARVGFDMARVRGKKLCSVDKANVLASSQLWREIVEQVAKDYPDVELSHMYVDNAAMQLVRAPKQFDVIVTDNLFGDILSDEASMLTGSIGMLPSASLDANNKGMYEPCHGSAPDIAGKGIANPLATILSVSMMLRYSFNLQDAADAIEKAVSLVLDQGLRTGDIWSAGCTKVGTQEMGDAVVAALRNL, from the coding sequence ATGAGCAAGCAGATTCTGATTCTCCCAGGCGACGGTATTGGCCCGGAAATCATGGCCGAAGCGGTCAAGGTGCTGGAGCTGGCGAACGACAAGTACAGCCTGGGCTTCGAACTGAGCCATGACGTGATCGGTGGCGCCGCCATCGACAAGCACGGCGTGCCGCTGGCCGACGAAACCCTGGCCCGTGCCCGTGCCGCCGACGCGGTGTTGCTGGGTGCCGTGGGCGGTCCGAAATGGGACACCATCGAACGTGACATCCGCCCTGAGCGCGGTCTGCTGAAAATCCGTGCGCAACTGGGCCTGTTCGGTAACCTGCGTCCGGCAATCCTGTACCCGCAACTGGCCGAGGCTTCCAGCCTGAAGGCAGAAATCGTGGCGGGTCTGGACATCCTGATCGTCCGTGAACTGACCGGCGGCATCTACTTCGGCGCGCCACGTGGCGTGCGTGAACTGGAAAATGGCGAGCGTCAGGCCTATGACACGCTGCCATACAGCGAAACCGAAATCCGCCGTATCGCCCGTGTCGGTTTCGACATGGCCCGCGTGCGTGGCAAGAAGCTGTGCTCGGTGGACAAGGCCAACGTGCTGGCCTCCAGCCAACTGTGGCGTGAAATCGTCGAGCAAGTGGCCAAGGACTACCCGGACGTCGAACTGAGCCACATGTACGTCGACAACGCCGCCATGCAACTGGTGCGCGCACCGAAGCAATTCGATGTGATCGTCACCGACAACCTGTTCGGCGACATTCTTTCCGACGAAGCGTCGATGCTCACCGGCTCCATCGGCATGCTGCCGTCGGCATCGCTGGATGCGAACAACAAAGGCATGTACGAGCCGTGCCACGGTTCGGCACCGGACATCGCTGGCAAGGGCATTGCCAACCCGTTGGCGACCATTCTGTCGGTGTCGATGATGCTGCGTTACAGCTTCAATCTGCAGGATGCGGCCGATGCTATCGAGAAGGCCGTGAGCCTGGTATTGGATCAGGGTCTGCGCACAGGCGACATCTGGTCGGCCGGTTGTACCAAGGTCGGTACGCAGGAAATGGGCGATGCAGTAGTCGCCGCGCTGCGGAATCTGTAA